A single region of the Triticum dicoccoides isolate Atlit2015 ecotype Zavitan chromosome 2B, WEW_v2.0, whole genome shotgun sequence genome encodes:
- the LOC119367127 gene encoding L-lactate dehydrogenase B-like codes for MMHKTSSLSELGFDAGDASSGFFRAVADGCPLTPTSSSAPHRRLTKVSVIGAGNVGMAIAQTILTQNLADEIALVDALPDKLRGEALDLQHAAAFLPRVRIVSGTDAAVTKNSDLVVVTAGARQIAGETRLNLLQRNVALYRKIVPPVAEHSPDALLLVVSNPVDVLTYVAWKLSGFPASRVIGSGTNLDSSRFRFLVAEHLDVSAQDVQAYMVGEHGDSSVAIWSSISVGGMPALKSLRDSHRSFDEAAPEGIRRAVVGGAYEVIGLKGYTSWAIGYSVASLAASLLRDQRRVHPVSVLAAGFHGISDGHEVFLSLPARLGRAGVLGVAEMDLTEAEAAQLRRSAKTLWENCQLLGL; via the exons ATGATGCACAAGACTTCGTCGCTGTCGGAGCTGGGCTTCGACGCCGGCGACGCCTCGTCGGGCTTCTTCCGCGCGGTGGCCGACGGCTGCCCGCTGacgcccacctcctcctccgccccgCACCGCCGCCTCACCAAGGTCTCCGTCATCGGCGCGGGCAACGTGGGCATGGCCATCGCGCAGACCATCCTCACGCAGAACCTGGCGGACGAGATCGCGCTCGTCGACGCCCTCCCCGACAAGCTCCGCGGCGAGGCGCTCGACCTGCAGCACGCCGCGGCCTTCCTCCCGCGCGTGCGCATCGTCTCCGGAACCGACGCCGCCGTCACCAAGAACTCGGACCTCGTCGTCGTCACGGCCGGCGCCAGGCAGATCGCCGGGGAGACGAGGCTCAACTTGCTGCAGAGGAACGTGGCGCTGTACCGGAAGATCGTGCCGCCCGTGGCCGAGCACTCCCCGGACGCGCTGCTGCTCGTCGTGTCGAACCCCGTCGACGTCCTCACCTACGTGGCCTGGAAGCTGTCGGGGTTCCCGGCCAGCCGCGTCATCGGCTCCGGCACCAACCTCGACTCCTCCAGGTTCAGGTTCCTCGTCGCCGAGCACCTCGACGTCAGCGCGCAGGACGTGCAG GCGTACATGGTGGGTGAGCACGGCGACAGCTCGGTGGCGATCTGGTCGAGCATCAGCGTGGGCGGCATGCCGGCGCTCAAGTCGCTGCGGGACAGCCACCGGAGCTTCGACGAGGCGGCGCCGGAGGGCATCAGGCGGGCCGTGGTGGGGGGCGCCTACGAGGTGATCGGCCTCAAGGGCTACACCTCCTGGGCCATCGGCTACTCCGTGGCCAGCCTCGCGGCGTCCCTGCTCCGCGACCAGCGCCGGGTGCACCCGGTGTCCGTGCTCGCCGCGGGCTTCCACGGCATCTCCGACGGCCACGAGGTGTTCCTCAGCCTGCCGGCCCGGCTCGGCCGCgcaggcgtcctcggtgtcgccgaGATGGACCTCACCGAGGCAGAGGCCGCGCAGCTCCGCCGCTCCGCAAAGACGCTCTGGGAGAACTGCCAGCTACTTGGCCTCTGA